One stretch of Marasmius oreades isolate 03SP1 unplaced genomic scaffold unpl_scf_14, whole genome shotgun sequence DNA includes these proteins:
- a CDS encoding uncharacterized protein (BUSCO:EOG092625AX), with the protein MHTHCGRRIGMAFSYKGSLSLLFLSFLVDISALISLLTKLPSVNLKRKLHDSPQSNKKAKKSTVKQVTSGTAALDLNDQVALNRRAERFQREHEIERQRNVRTNGHYQSSLKVNHHHAHLLNSSRSSSPFGGLDEPEADPVRSLCYAIFCISQSLAECHRLGSVYHSGTSKEIFKDYLRITTEPKPEQIRPYLVLQETLIQLKKRWREKCSYSWICNQLKSLRQDLTVQRIKNEFTVQVYEIHARMALESNDMVEYNQCQATLKTLYELGIPGKVEEFTAYRILMLLHGRNRSELNLYVGQLTPKQKTDTAVKHALSVQRSLSMGNYHSLFMLYMTAPNMGAYIMDHFIDRERTKALMVIVKAYRTIGLTFIQNELAFDDLDATRKFLEEHKAPFYTNPTARDSEKVFDCKPAMTALAQVYEEKYRRIGIKGAI; encoded by the exons ATGCACACACATTGTGGACGACGGATTGGAATGGCGTTCAGTTACAAAGGTTCTTTATCTCTGCTatttctctcctttcttgtTGATATTTCAGCCCTCATCAGTCTTCTCACAAAACTCCCTTCTGTGAATCTCAAGCGCAAGTT ACATGATAGTCCTCAATCAAATAAGAAGGCAAAGAAATCAACTGTGAAACAGGTCACCTCCGGTACTGCAGCTCTCGACCTGAACGATCAAGTCGCCCTCAATCGAAGAGCGGAGCGGTTTCAACGAGAACATGAAATTGAAAGGCAACGGAATGTTCGCACCAATGGCCACTATCAGTCTTCACTCAAAGTGAATCATCACCACGCCCATCTCTTGAACTCTTCTCGTTCAAGCTCACCGTTTGGTGGTCTTGATGAACCGGAGGCAGATCCAGTGCGTTCCCTGTGTTATGCCATTTTTTGTATCTCTCAGTCACTCGCAGAATGTCATAGACTGGGATCGGTTTACCATAGTGGAACTTCCAAAGAGATCTTCAAGGATTACCTGCGTATAACAACG GAACCGAAACCCGAACAAATACGTCCGTATCTCGTTTTACAGGAAACTCTTATACAACTGAAGAAGCGATGGAGAGAGAAATGTTCTTATTCGTGGATATGCAATCAGTTGAAAAGTTTGCGCCAGGATCTCACC GTGCAACGAATAAAAAACGAATTCACGGTTCAAGTCTATGAAATCCATGCAAGGATGGCCTTGGAGAGT AACGATATGGTTGAATATAACCAGTGTCAAGCTACCCTCAAAACCCTGTATGAACTCGGAATACCGGGCAAAGTGGAGGAATTCACAGCTTACCGAATTCTCATGTTATTGCATGGACGCAACAGAAGTG AATTAAATCTCTACGTAGGTCAACTAACACCCAAACAGAAGACGGATACTGCCGTAAAACATGCACTTAGCGTGCAACGCTCGCTTTCCATGGGCAACTACCATTCTCTATTTATGTTATACATGACCGCTCCTAACATGGGGGCATACATTATGGACCATTTTATTGATCGGGAACGTACGAAGGCGCTCATGGTCATAGTTAAAGC TTACAGGACGATAGGCCTCACTTTCATTCAAAACGAACTGGCCTTCGACGACCTAGATGCGACACGCAAGTTTCTGGAAGAACATAAAGCACCGTTCTACACGAATCCGACAGCCCGCGACTCGGAAAAAGTATTCGACTGTAAACCTGCGATGACTGCCCTGGCTCAGGTGTATGAAGAGAAATATCGTCGGATTGGAA